From Halomicrobium salinisoli, the proteins below share one genomic window:
- a CDS encoding ferritin-like domain-containing protein has product MSLQRPVGSDHQLARLLQIGVVLEEVVEARADQHAQLTDEVTDPELRDMLDEAVEESAEHRDRLESLIDELDAETVPFEEIQTLVAAQYETDRDTDGVLYDQLANEETAYKFYDDLIGAIRASDVEFGVDRDRLIETLSEIREEEADGVEDVTRLMEDRE; this is encoded by the coding sequence GTGAGCCTCCAGCGGCCGGTGGGATCGGATCACCAGCTCGCCCGCCTGCTCCAGATCGGCGTGGTTCTGGAAGAGGTCGTCGAGGCGCGGGCCGACCAGCACGCCCAGCTCACCGACGAGGTCACCGATCCCGAACTACGGGACATGCTGGACGAGGCCGTCGAGGAGTCGGCCGAGCATCGCGACCGCCTGGAGTCGCTCATCGACGAGCTCGACGCCGAGACGGTGCCCTTCGAGGAGATCCAGACGCTCGTGGCAGCCCAGTACGAGACCGACCGCGACACCGACGGCGTGCTGTACGACCAGCTCGCCAACGAGGAGACCGCCTACAAGTTCTACGACGATCTGATCGGCGCCATCCGGGCGTCGGACGTCGAGTTCGGCGTCGACCGCGACCGACTGATCGAGACGCTCTCCGAGATCCGCGAGGAGGAGGCCGACGGCGTCGAGGACGTGACCCGACTGATGGAGGACCGAGAGTGA
- a CDS encoding DUF7322 domain-containing protein translates to MVDPERLDEKSPHEPEEFDPESLGPETPETDAPGDGVAPEVPSAPEFDAEDLDPEVGALFWKLVLVFNASVFALAVGPMVAYFLGDVRRGGLIFAVGLAGFAYGVVRYYQFQRNRDEDAA, encoded by the coding sequence GTGGTCGACCCCGAGCGCCTCGACGAGAAGTCGCCCCACGAGCCCGAGGAGTTCGATCCGGAGAGCCTCGGGCCGGAGACGCCGGAGACCGACGCGCCCGGCGACGGCGTCGCCCCGGAGGTCCCGTCCGCGCCGGAGTTCGACGCCGAGGACCTCGACCCCGAGGTCGGCGCCCTGTTCTGGAAGCTCGTCCTCGTGTTCAACGCCTCGGTGTTCGCGCTGGCCGTCGGGCCGATGGTCGCCTACTTCCTCGGCGACGTCCGGCGCGGGGGCCTGATCTTCGCCGTCGGTCTGGCCGGCTTCGCGTACGGCGTCGTTCGGTACTACCAGTTCCAGCGCAACCGGGACGAGGACGCGGCGTAG
- the sufB gene encoding Fe-S cluster assembly protein SufB, with protein sequence MSSDQDHLKETDTEARFEFKKEESSAFETEAGLTEETVRVISEDKDEPDWMLERRLRALEQFQQMPMPTDWPGQPDLSEIDIENIVPYIRPDIETRGGAESWEDLPEEIQDTFDKLGIPEAEKNALSGVGAQYESEIVYQNMQEQWEEKGVIFCDMDEAVREHEEIVKEHFMTKCVPPSDNKFAALHGAVWSGGSFVYVPEDVTVEMPIQAYFRMNSEGMGQFEHTLIVAEENSEVHYIEGCSAPQYATHNLHSGGVEVFVGENAHVQYSTVQNWSKNTYNLNTKRAIVEADGTMEWVSGSMGSKATMLYPSTVLKGPGATDNHITIAFAGEGQNIDTGAKVYHNAPDTKSTIESKSISKDGGRTNYRGLVHISDGAEDSSTSVECDALMFDNESTSDTMPYMEIQENKVDVAHEATVGKIGDEDVFYLQSRGLDDDDAKQMIVAGFIEPITEELPIEYAVELNRLIELEMEGSLG encoded by the coding sequence ATGAGTTCCGATCAAGACCACCTAAAGGAGACCGACACCGAGGCCCGCTTCGAGTTCAAGAAGGAGGAGAGCTCCGCCTTCGAGACCGAGGCCGGCCTGACCGAGGAGACCGTCCGGGTCATCTCGGAGGACAAGGACGAGCCCGACTGGATGCTCGAGCGCCGCCTTCGCGCGCTGGAGCAGTTCCAGCAGATGCCGATGCCGACCGACTGGCCCGGCCAGCCGGACCTCTCGGAGATCGACATCGAGAACATCGTGCCCTACATCCGCCCGGACATCGAGACCCGCGGCGGGGCCGAGTCCTGGGAGGACCTCCCCGAGGAGATCCAGGACACCTTCGACAAGCTCGGCATCCCGGAGGCGGAGAAGAACGCCCTCTCCGGCGTCGGCGCCCAGTACGAGTCGGAGATCGTCTACCAGAACATGCAGGAGCAGTGGGAGGAGAAGGGCGTCATCTTCTGCGACATGGACGAGGCCGTCCGTGAGCACGAGGAGATCGTCAAGGAGCACTTCATGACGAAGTGCGTCCCCCCGAGCGACAACAAGTTCGCCGCGCTACACGGCGCTGTCTGGTCCGGCGGCTCGTTCGTGTACGTCCCCGAGGACGTCACGGTCGAGATGCCCATCCAGGCGTACTTCCGGATGAACTCCGAGGGGATGGGCCAGTTCGAGCACACGCTCATCGTCGCCGAGGAGAACTCCGAAGTGCACTACATCGAGGGCTGTTCCGCCCCGCAGTACGCCACCCACAACCTCCACTCCGGCGGCGTCGAGGTCTTCGTCGGCGAGAACGCCCACGTCCAGTACTCCACGGTGCAGAACTGGTCGAAGAACACCTACAACCTCAACACCAAGCGCGCCATCGTCGAGGCCGACGGCACGATGGAGTGGGTCTCCGGCAGCATGGGCTCGAAGGCCACGATGCTGTACCCCTCCACCGTCCTCAAGGGCCCCGGCGCGACCGACAACCACATCACCATCGCGTTCGCGGGCGAGGGCCAGAACATCGACACCGGTGCGAAGGTCTACCACAACGCGCCCGACACGAAGTCGACCATCGAGTCCAAGTCCATCTCCAAGGACGGCGGCCGCACCAACTACCGCGGCCTCGTCCACATCTCCGACGGCGCCGAGGACTCCTCGACGTCGGTCGAGTGTGACGCGCTGATGTTCGACAACGAGTCGACGTCGGACACCATGCCGTACATGGAGATCCAGGAGAACAAGGTGGACGTCGCCCACGAGGCGACCGTCGGCAAGATCGGCGACGAGGACGTCTTCTACCTCCAGAGCCGCGGCCTGGACGACGACGACGCCAAGCAGATGATCGTCGCCGGCTTCATCGAGCCGATCACCGAGGAACTGCCCATCGAGTACGCCGTCGAGCTCAACCGCCTCATCGAACTCGAGATGGAGGGCTCGCTCGGGTAA
- the rad50 gene encoding DNA double-strand break repair ATPase Rad50: protein MRFGRVRLENFKCYADADLRLDRGVTVIHGLNGSGKSTLLEACFFALYGAKALDETLDDVVSLGADDAEVELWFTHAGADYHVERRIRATGERATTAKCVLETPDGTVEGARAVRSHVTDLLRMDHEAFVNCAYVRQGEVNKLINASPGDRQDMLDDLLQLGKLEDYRERASDARVGVGRVRDDKQGALSQLDDQIEEKEEKDLHDSLNALASEINEVASEIERIEEQRERAVTTLSDAESVLEEYEEKREELDELEEDISDLRETIAETERERDELDERIREKREALSERQSELESAVAESDLDEADPDAVGELIDDLDEREDELQERIREASVEAKEHESEAENLRESADELESRAEDEREEAAQTEDDLAEARESLAERREQLSDLDEQISELEGRFEDAPVDRDGVGEFREEAAADLQEANERVTELEAKLDNERETLEEAKDLREEGKCPECGQDVDGSPHVDRIGDLKDEIGEIESDLSDARETVAEAEERLERAEELDETATKLDQLENNRANVEQLIEERESGLEGDEERIEQLREEAEEHESAAEEKREAAAEAEEKAEDCRSTVAECNQEKQDIKERRDRLERVDDLLDAVDSLEDDLERLREQRSQKGEVNDERRERLADKRERKQALEEEFDDDRIEQARQEKERAENYVEQADEKLDDLEAKRDELQNRHGAVENEIEELEELRERRDALADAVERLDSLYEEAEDLERMYGSLRAELRQRNVETLERMLNETFDLVYQNDSYARIELDGEYRLTVYQKDGEELDPEQLSGGERALFNLSLRCAIYRLLAEGIEGAAPMPPLILDEPTVFLDSGHVSQLLDLIEYMRDEVGVEQIVVVSHDEELVGAADALVRVEKDATTNRSSVERVGAGALAELAD, encoded by the coding sequence ATGAGGTTCGGACGCGTCAGGCTCGAGAACTTCAAGTGCTACGCCGACGCCGACCTGCGACTGGACCGCGGCGTGACCGTCATCCACGGGCTGAACGGCAGCGGGAAGTCCACGCTGCTGGAGGCCTGCTTCTTCGCCCTCTACGGCGCGAAGGCGCTGGACGAGACGCTGGACGACGTGGTGTCGCTGGGCGCCGACGACGCCGAGGTCGAACTGTGGTTCACGCACGCGGGCGCGGACTACCACGTCGAACGGCGCATCCGCGCGACGGGCGAGCGCGCCACGACGGCCAAGTGCGTCCTGGAGACGCCGGACGGCACCGTCGAAGGCGCCCGCGCCGTCCGGAGTCACGTGACCGACCTCCTGCGGATGGACCACGAGGCGTTCGTCAACTGCGCCTACGTCCGCCAGGGCGAGGTGAACAAGCTCATCAACGCCTCGCCGGGCGACCGCCAGGACATGCTCGACGACCTCCTCCAGCTGGGCAAGCTCGAGGACTACCGCGAGCGCGCCAGCGACGCCCGCGTGGGTGTCGGCCGCGTCCGCGACGACAAGCAGGGCGCCCTCTCGCAACTGGACGACCAGATCGAGGAGAAAGAGGAGAAGGACCTCCACGACAGCCTGAACGCGCTGGCCAGCGAGATCAACGAGGTGGCGTCCGAGATCGAGCGCATCGAGGAACAGCGGGAGCGAGCCGTCACGACGCTCTCCGACGCCGAGTCGGTGCTGGAGGAGTACGAGGAGAAGCGCGAGGAACTGGACGAACTCGAGGAAGACATTTCGGACCTCCGGGAGACCATCGCCGAGACCGAGCGGGAGCGCGACGAGCTGGACGAACGGATCCGCGAGAAGCGCGAGGCGCTCTCCGAGCGGCAGTCGGAACTGGAGTCGGCCGTCGCCGAGAGCGACCTCGACGAGGCCGACCCCGACGCCGTCGGCGAACTGATCGACGACCTCGACGAGCGGGAGGACGAGCTCCAGGAGCGGATCAGAGAGGCCAGCGTCGAGGCGAAGGAACACGAGAGCGAGGCGGAGAACCTCCGCGAGAGCGCGGACGAACTCGAATCGCGCGCCGAGGACGAGCGCGAGGAGGCGGCACAGACCGAGGACGACCTGGCGGAGGCCCGTGAGAGCCTCGCGGAGCGCCGCGAGCAGCTGTCCGACCTCGACGAGCAGATTTCCGAACTCGAGGGACGCTTCGAGGACGCGCCGGTCGACCGCGACGGCGTGGGCGAGTTCCGCGAGGAGGCCGCCGCGGACCTTCAGGAGGCGAACGAGCGCGTGACCGAACTGGAGGCGAAGCTGGACAACGAGCGCGAGACCCTCGAAGAGGCGAAGGACCTCCGGGAGGAGGGCAAGTGCCCCGAGTGCGGCCAGGACGTCGACGGGTCGCCCCACGTCGACCGGATCGGCGACCTGAAGGACGAGATCGGCGAGATCGAATCCGACCTCTCCGACGCCCGGGAGACCGTCGCGGAAGCGGAGGAGCGCCTCGAGCGCGCCGAAGAACTGGACGAGACGGCGACGAAGCTCGATCAGCTGGAGAACAACCGCGCCAACGTCGAGCAGCTGATCGAGGAGCGCGAGTCCGGGCTCGAGGGCGACGAGGAGCGGATCGAGCAGCTCCGGGAGGAGGCCGAAGAGCACGAGTCCGCGGCCGAGGAGAAGCGCGAGGCCGCGGCCGAGGCCGAGGAGAAGGCCGAAGACTGCCGGAGCACCGTGGCGGAGTGCAACCAGGAAAAGCAGGACATCAAGGAGCGCCGCGACCGACTGGAGCGCGTCGACGACCTGCTCGACGCCGTCGACTCCCTGGAGGACGACCTCGAACGGCTGCGCGAGCAGCGGTCCCAGAAGGGCGAGGTCAACGACGAGCGCCGCGAGCGGCTGGCGGACAAGCGCGAGCGGAAGCAGGCCCTCGAGGAGGAGTTCGACGACGACAGGATCGAGCAGGCCCGCCAGGAGAAGGAGCGCGCCGAGAACTACGTCGAGCAGGCCGACGAGAAATTGGACGACCTGGAGGCGAAGCGCGACGAGCTACAGAACCGCCACGGCGCCGTGGAGAACGAGATCGAGGAACTGGAGGAGCTGCGCGAGCGACGCGACGCGCTCGCCGACGCCGTCGAGCGGCTCGACTCGCTGTACGAGGAGGCCGAGGACCTCGAACGGATGTACGGCTCCCTGCGCGCCGAACTGCGCCAGCGCAACGTCGAGACGCTGGAGCGGATGCTGAACGAGACGTTCGACCTGGTGTACCAGAACGACTCCTACGCGCGCATCGAGCTGGACGGGGAGTACCGCCTGACGGTCTACCAGAAGGACGGCGAGGAGCTGGATCCCGAGCAGCTCTCCGGCGGCGAGCGCGCGCTGTTCAACCTCAGCCTGCGGTGCGCCATCTACCGCCTGCTCGCGGAGGGGATCGAGGGCGCCGCGCCGATGCCGCCGCTGATCCTCGACGAGCCGACCGTCTTCCTCGACTCCGGTCACGTCTCACAGCTGCTGGACCTGATCGAGTACATGCGCGACGAGGTCGGCGTCGAGCAGATCGTGGTCGTCAGTCACGACGAGGAACTCGTGGGGGCGGCGGACGCCCTGGTCCGCGTGGAGAAGGACGCGACCACGAACCGCTCCTCCGTCGAGCGCGTCGGGGCCGGTGCCCTGGCGGAACTGGCCGACTGA
- the sufD gene encoding Fe-S cluster assembly protein SufD produces MSTQVHANLTEEQVQQISDELDEPEWLLETRLEALDALEDLEMPDVIRTPGRQWTNLDALDYETLVDPLEWEQEKDRVEAEGVDVLAWDEAVEQHGDVLEEHFGSVVDPQRDYLTALSTALFSAGTLVYVPEGVDAEDVKIRTTMNSRSLFNYTLVVAEESSSVTILERQSTGENVEGDQYYSGVVEAVAGENASVQYGALQNLAEDTYNFQVKRGHTDQYATLDWIEGNIGSRLTKTSVETRLLGDSSESQIVGAFFGHEDQHFDLGSRVWHEAEHTTADLVTRGVLDDEARSVYEGVQDVGRDAWDTNSYQRENTLMLSDDSEADASPKLIINNHDTEASHSATVGQVSEEDMFYMTSRGVDPESAENMLVEGFFRPVLEEVAVDELREDLEELIAARLR; encoded by the coding sequence ATGAGCACGCAGGTACACGCGAACCTCACGGAGGAGCAGGTACAGCAGATCAGCGACGAGCTCGACGAGCCCGAGTGGCTCCTCGAGACCCGGCTGGAGGCGCTGGACGCGCTCGAGGACCTGGAGATGCCCGACGTCATCCGGACGCCCGGGCGCCAGTGGACGAACCTCGACGCGCTCGACTACGAGACGCTGGTCGATCCCCTCGAGTGGGAGCAGGAGAAGGACCGCGTCGAGGCCGAGGGCGTCGACGTCCTCGCCTGGGACGAGGCCGTCGAGCAGCACGGCGACGTCCTCGAGGAGCACTTCGGCAGCGTCGTCGACCCCCAGCGCGACTACCTCACCGCGCTGTCGACGGCCCTGTTCTCGGCCGGCACCCTCGTCTACGTCCCCGAGGGCGTCGACGCCGAGGACGTGAAGATCCGGACCACGATGAACAGCCGGTCGCTGTTCAACTACACGCTGGTCGTCGCCGAGGAGTCTTCCTCGGTGACCATCCTCGAACGGCAGTCCACCGGCGAGAACGTCGAGGGCGACCAGTACTACTCCGGCGTCGTCGAGGCCGTCGCCGGCGAGAACGCCAGCGTCCAGTACGGCGCCTTACAGAACCTGGCCGAGGACACCTACAACTTCCAGGTCAAGCGCGGCCACACCGATCAGTACGCCACGCTCGACTGGATCGAGGGCAACATCGGCTCCCGGCTGACCAAGACCAGCGTGGAGACGCGCCTGCTCGGTGACTCCTCGGAGTCCCAGATCGTCGGCGCGTTCTTCGGCCACGAGGACCAGCACTTCGACCTCGGCTCCCGCGTCTGGCACGAGGCCGAACACACCACGGCCGACCTCGTCACCCGCGGCGTCCTCGACGACGAGGCCCGCTCCGTCTACGAGGGCGTCCAGGACGTCGGCCGCGACGCCTGGGACACCAACTCCTACCAGCGGGAGAACACGCTGATGCTCAGCGACGACTCGGAGGCCGACGCCTCCCCGAAGCTGATCATCAACAACCACGACACCGAGGCCTCCCACTCCGCGACGGTCGGGCAGGTCTCCGAGGAGGACATGTTCTACATGACCTCCCGCGGCGTCGACCCCGAAAGCGCCGAGAACATGCTCGTCGAGGGCTTCTTCCGGCCCGTCCTCGAGGAGGTCGCGGTCGACGAACTCCGCGAGGACCTCGAAGAGCTGATCGCCGCGCGGCTCCGGTAA
- a CDS encoding DUF7346 family protein, with protein MRTVEDPEGDRYLLVKESGESSLVRDPETGAERHLPNDDLEPVAGESPLVTAAGAVDESLRRVLTAVPDERALGLLLELDERGPLDVHVLLDSYDLCESDLHGLVAEFRAAGLVEEADVTGRRGYRTTDEASGALDRLRE; from the coding sequence ATGCGAACCGTCGAGGACCCCGAGGGCGACCGGTACCTGCTCGTCAAGGAGTCCGGCGAGTCCAGCCTCGTCCGTGACCCCGAGACCGGCGCGGAGCGACACCTCCCCAACGACGACCTCGAACCAGTCGCCGGCGAGTCGCCGCTGGTCACCGCCGCGGGCGCCGTCGACGAGTCCCTCCGGCGGGTCCTGACGGCCGTCCCCGACGAGCGGGCGCTGGGACTCCTGCTCGAACTCGACGAGCGGGGACCGCTGGACGTCCACGTCCTGCTCGATTCCTACGACCTCTGCGAGAGCGACCTGCACGGCCTCGTCGCCGAGTTCCGGGCCGCCGGGCTCGTCGAGGAGGCCGACGTGACGGGGCGGCGCGGCTACCGGACGACCGACGAGGCCAGCGGAGCGCTGGATCGGCTACGGGAGTAG
- a CDS encoding DUF7331 family protein → MSNHARADDEAEELRSEPSLPSAVESTETYETDEGTVFYDAENPMAWIQAASPVALDDVA, encoded by the coding sequence ATGTCGAACCACGCACGTGCCGACGACGAGGCGGAGGAACTGCGCTCCGAACCCAGCCTGCCGAGCGCGGTCGAGTCGACCGAGACCTACGAGACCGACGAGGGGACAGTGTTCTACGACGCCGAGAACCCGATGGCCTGGATCCAGGCCGCGTCACCGGTGGCGCTGGACGACGTCGCCTGA
- a CDS encoding DNA-directed DNA polymerase has protein sequence MTDEGQQGLDAFVDDGGDDGRDAAEEARAVAGDGGGGGADVVDASDHLFPEVDDSVEIAVTQVDYTIEGSGDDEYPVMHVFGRTDDEEAVHARVYDFQPYFYAPAENVDADRLRQYDSITGWEEADDDGEPYESIRGERLVKIFGQTPRDVGRIRDDFEHYEADILFPNRFLIDKGITSGVRLPVREDDDGALRVHHSEVEPVAASASPRVNTFDIEVDDRFGFPEDGEEKIVCLTSHDSYRDEYVVWLYESPDGVNGPEALDRYEPIEGDFEADVRVFEEEEHMLSSFLDYIEETDPDVLTGWNFDDFDAPYLVDRLNELAGPHHDYDLDSDRLSRVDEVWDSGWGGPDIKGRVVFDLLYAYQRTQFSELDSYRLDAVGEEELGVGKERYPGDIGDLWEDDPERLLEYNLRDVELCVELDRDQNIIPFWDEVRSFVGCKLEDATTPGDAVDMYVLHKLHGEFALPSKGQQESEDYEGGAVFDPITGVKENVTVLDLKSLYPMCMVTTNASPETKVDPDEYDGETYRAPNGTHFRKEPDGVIREMVDELLTEREEKKSLRDDNDPDSQDYERFDRQQAAVKVIMNSLYGVLGWDRFRLYDKEMGAAVTATGREVIEFTEAAANEVGQEVVYGDTDSVMLELGADVEKEEAIEQSFELEEHINESYDDFAREELNAEEHRFQIEFEKLYRRFFQAGKKKRYAGHIVWKEGKEVDDIDITGFEYQRSDIAPITKRVQHRVIEMIVHGEDIDDVKTYVHDVIEDFQAGNVDPEDVGIPGGIGKKLDNYDTDTAQVRGAKYANLLLGTNFQSGSKPKRLYLNRVHDDFFQSFDDSDLSSREKDLYDEFRTDPDVICFEFADQIPEEFEVDWDKMLDKTLKGPIARILEAMNVSWDEVKAGQEQTGLGQFT, from the coding sequence ATGACCGACGAGGGCCAGCAGGGCCTGGACGCGTTCGTCGACGACGGCGGGGACGACGGGCGGGACGCGGCCGAGGAGGCCCGTGCCGTGGCCGGCGACGGCGGTGGCGGCGGTGCCGACGTCGTCGACGCCAGCGACCACCTCTTCCCGGAGGTCGACGACAGCGTCGAGATCGCAGTCACGCAGGTCGACTACACCATCGAGGGTTCGGGGGACGACGAGTACCCCGTCATGCACGTCTTCGGGCGGACCGACGACGAGGAGGCCGTTCACGCGCGCGTGTACGACTTCCAGCCGTACTTCTACGCCCCGGCCGAGAACGTCGACGCCGACCGCCTCCGCCAGTACGACAGCATCACGGGCTGGGAGGAGGCCGACGACGACGGCGAGCCCTACGAGTCAATCCGCGGGGAGCGTCTCGTCAAGATCTTCGGACAGACGCCCCGCGACGTGGGCCGGATCCGCGACGACTTCGAGCACTACGAGGCGGACATCCTCTTCCCCAACCGCTTCCTGATCGACAAGGGGATCACCAGCGGCGTCCGCCTGCCCGTCCGCGAGGACGACGACGGCGCCCTGCGGGTCCACCACAGCGAGGTCGAACCCGTCGCGGCCAGCGCCAGCCCCCGGGTCAACACCTTCGACATCGAGGTCGACGACCGCTTCGGCTTCCCCGAGGACGGCGAGGAGAAGATCGTCTGTCTCACCTCCCACGACTCCTACCGCGACGAGTACGTCGTCTGGCTCTACGAGTCTCCCGACGGCGTGAACGGCCCCGAGGCCCTGGACCGCTACGAGCCCATCGAGGGGGACTTCGAGGCGGACGTCAGGGTCTTCGAGGAGGAGGAGCACATGCTGTCCTCCTTCCTCGACTACATCGAGGAGACCGACCCCGACGTGCTGACCGGGTGGAACTTCGACGACTTCGACGCCCCCTACCTCGTCGACCGGCTGAACGAACTGGCCGGCCCGCACCACGACTACGACCTCGACTCCGACCGGCTCTCACGCGTGGACGAGGTCTGGGACAGCGGCTGGGGCGGCCCGGACATCAAGGGCCGGGTCGTCTTCGACCTGCTGTACGCCTACCAGCGCACCCAGTTCAGCGAACTGGACTCCTACCGGCTGGACGCCGTCGGCGAGGAGGAACTGGGCGTCGGCAAGGAGCGCTACCCCGGCGACATCGGCGACCTCTGGGAGGACGACCCCGAGCGCCTGCTGGAGTACAACCTCCGCGACGTGGAGCTGTGCGTCGAACTGGACCGCGACCAGAACATCATCCCGTTCTGGGACGAGGTCCGCTCGTTCGTCGGCTGCAAGCTCGAGGACGCCACCACGCCCGGCGACGCGGTCGACATGTACGTCCTCCACAAGCTCCACGGCGAGTTCGCCCTGCCCTCGAAGGGCCAGCAGGAGAGCGAGGACTACGAGGGCGGCGCCGTCTTCGACCCCATCACCGGCGTCAAGGAGAACGTCACCGTGCTCGACCTGAAGAGCCTGTACCCGATGTGCATGGTGACCACGAACGCGAGCCCGGAGACCAAGGTCGACCCCGACGAGTACGACGGCGAGACCTACCGCGCGCCCAACGGGACCCACTTCCGGAAGGAACCCGACGGCGTCATCCGGGAGATGGTCGACGAGCTCCTCACGGAGCGCGAGGAGAAGAAGTCCCTCCGGGACGACAACGACCCCGACTCCCAGGACTACGAGCGGTTCGACCGCCAGCAGGCCGCGGTGAAGGTCATCATGAACTCGCTGTACGGCGTGCTGGGCTGGGACCGCTTCCGCCTCTACGACAAGGAGATGGGCGCCGCGGTGACCGCGACGGGACGGGAGGTCATCGAGTTCACCGAGGCGGCCGCCAACGAGGTCGGTCAGGAAGTCGTCTACGGGGACACCGACAGCGTCATGCTCGAACTCGGCGCCGACGTCGAGAAAGAGGAGGCCATCGAGCAGTCCTTCGAACTCGAGGAACACATCAACGAGTCCTACGACGACTTCGCGCGCGAGGAGCTCAACGCCGAGGAGCACCGCTTCCAGATCGAGTTCGAGAAGCTCTACCGGCGGTTCTTCCAGGCGGGCAAGAAGAAGCGCTACGCCGGCCACATCGTCTGGAAGGAGGGCAAGGAGGTCGACGACATCGACATCACCGGCTTCGAGTACCAGCGCTCGGACATCGCGCCGATCACCAAGCGCGTCCAGCACCGGGTCATCGAGATGATCGTCCACGGGGAGGACATCGACGACGTCAAGACCTACGTCCACGACGTCATCGAGGACTTCCAGGCGGGCAACGTCGACCCCGAGGACGTCGGCATCCCCGGCGGCATCGGGAAGAAACTGGACAACTACGACACGGACACGGCGCAGGTCCGGGGCGCGAAGTACGCCAACCTCCTGCTGGGGACGAACTTCCAGAGCGGCTCGAAGCCCAAGCGGCTGTACCTGAACCGGGTCCACGACGACTTCTTCCAGTCGTTCGACGACTCGGACCTGAGCAGCCGGGAGAAGGACCTCTACGACGAGTTCCGGACGGACCCGGACGTCATCTGCTTCGAGTTCGCCGACCAGATCCCCGAGGAGTTCGAGGTCGACTGGGACAAGATGCTCGACAAGACGCTGAAGGGGCCGATCGCGCGCATCCTCGAGGCCATGAACGTCTCCTGGGACGAGGTCAAGGCCGGCCAGGAGCAGACCGGTCTCGGGCAGTTCACGTGA
- a CDS encoding ABC transporter ATP-binding protein translates to MAVLEINNLHAEVAEEGGEQILQGVDLEVESGEIHALMGPNGSGKSTTAKVIAGHPAYEVTDGEVLIHLEDDEFGEDVDIPEDLRTWDLLDLEPNERAALGVFLGFQYPAEIEGVTMVNFLRTALNAKLEEREELFEDDDEEAEADDEDEGYENSPMEGPADEGEIGVAEFQQILQEKMEQLDMDEKFANRYLNAGFSGGEKKQNEVLQAAILEPSIAVLDEIDSGLDIDRLQDVSSGINALRDEQGAGILQITHYQRILDYVEPDHVHVMLDGQIAKSGGPELAEQLEDEGYDWVREEVYEAA, encoded by the coding sequence ATGGCAGTACTCGAAATCAACAATCTCCACGCTGAAGTCGCCGAAGAGGGCGGTGAGCAGATCCTGCAGGGCGTCGACCTCGAGGTCGAGTCCGGCGAGATCCACGCGCTGATGGGTCCCAACGGGTCGGGCAAGTCGACGACCGCGAAGGTGATCGCGGGCCACCCGGCCTACGAGGTCACCGACGGCGAGGTCCTCATCCACCTCGAGGACGACGAGTTCGGCGAGGACGTCGACATCCCGGAGGACCTGCGGACCTGGGACCTGCTCGACCTCGAACCGAACGAGCGCGCCGCGCTCGGCGTCTTCCTCGGCTTCCAGTACCCCGCCGAGATCGAGGGCGTCACGATGGTGAACTTCCTCCGCACCGCGCTGAACGCCAAGCTCGAGGAGCGCGAGGAGCTGTTCGAGGACGACGACGAGGAAGCCGAGGCCGACGACGAAGACGAGGGCTACGAGAACTCCCCGATGGAGGGCCCCGCCGACGAGGGCGAGATCGGCGTCGCCGAGTTCCAGCAGATCCTCCAGGAGAAGATGGAGCAGCTGGACATGGACGAGAAGTTCGCCAACCGCTATCTGAACGCCGGCTTCTCCGGCGGCGAGAAGAAGCAAAACGAGGTCCTCCAGGCCGCGATCCTCGAGCCCTCGATCGCCGTGCTCGACGAGATCGACTCCGGGCTGGACATCGACCGTCTGCAGGACGTCTCCAGCGGTATCAACGCGCTTCGCGACGAGCAGGGCGCCGGCATCCTCCAGATCACCCACTACCAGCGGATCCTCGACTACGTCGAGCCCGACCACGTCCACGTGATGCTGGACGGCCAGATCGCCAAGTCCGGCGGTCCCGAACTGGCCGAACAGCTCGAGGACGAGGGCTACGACTGGGTCCGCGAGGAAGTCTACGAGGCGGCGTGA